A stretch of Natronococcus sp. CG52 DNA encodes these proteins:
- a CDS encoding FAD-dependent oxidoreductase encodes MEGTPVAVESVREVGPNTVALELETPDGFDALPGQFVLLRAVPGEDEAADEDDVVARHYTLSSSSVEETFEITVGIDPDGDLSPWLADLESGETVHVEGPFGEITYERDRDVVAVAGGPGIGPAVSIAEAAYEAGHDATVVYQADEPAHVNRLENLEDEGVTVVFVDEDDEDELGDAIGAHLEDGQCYAFGFHDFVTFVAETIDEAGGDSDEALIENFG; translated from the coding sequence ATCGAGGGAACGCCAGTTGCCGTCGAATCGGTACGCGAGGTCGGACCGAACACCGTCGCGCTCGAACTCGAAACGCCCGACGGATTCGACGCGCTTCCGGGACAGTTCGTGCTGCTCCGGGCCGTGCCGGGCGAGGACGAGGCCGCCGACGAGGACGACGTCGTCGCGCGCCACTACACGCTTTCTTCCTCGTCGGTCGAGGAGACCTTCGAGATCACGGTCGGGATCGACCCCGACGGCGATCTCTCGCCGTGGCTCGCGGACCTCGAGAGCGGCGAGACCGTCCACGTCGAGGGCCCCTTCGGCGAGATCACCTACGAACGCGATCGGGACGTCGTCGCGGTCGCGGGCGGTCCGGGTATCGGCCCCGCGGTCTCGATCGCCGAAGCGGCGTACGAGGCGGGCCACGACGCGACCGTCGTCTACCAGGCCGACGAACCGGCCCACGTCAACCGACTCGAGAATCTCGAGGACGAGGGCGTGACGGTCGTCTTCGTCGACGAGGACGACGAGGACGAACTGGGCGACGCGATCGGGGCGCACCTCGAGGACGGACAGTGCTACGCCTTCGGCTTCCACGACTTCGTCACGTTCGTCGCGGAGACGATCGACGAGGCGGGTGGCGACTCCGACGAGGCGCTGATCGAGAACTTCGGGTAA